Proteins found in one Hyla sarda isolate aHylSar1 chromosome 7, aHylSar1.hap1, whole genome shotgun sequence genomic segment:
- the B4GALT2 gene encoding beta-1,4-galactosyltransferase 2, producing the protein MKVSRPDIRIGRYRMIKHERDKHNEPNPQRFTKIQNTKVTMKKDGIHSLRYQVIHFAKYPMYTNITVDIGKPPPRPARG; encoded by the exons ATGAAGGTTTCCAGACCCGACATTCGCATCGGACGCTACCGGATGATCAAACACGAGCGCGACAAGCACAACGAGCCCAACCCCCAGCG tttCACGAAGATCCAGAACACGAAGGTGACGATGAAGAAGGACGGGATCCACTCGCTGCGCTATCAGGTGATCCACTTCGCCAAATACCCCATGTACACGAACATCACCGTGGATATAGGGAAACCGCCTCCGCGGCCGGCCCGGGGATAG